The Chlorobaculum sp. MV4-Y genome contains the following window.
CCTGGAACTTGTCGGTCACCATCAGCTCGCCAGGCAGATAGCCTTCGAGCTGCTCGCGCACCCAGTCCGCCTGCTTCGGCAGGTAGGTGCCCGCGCCGATGATCTTCATGCCGAGTTCGTCCTTGAGGAACTTCGTCACGCCCACCACCTGCGTGGCGTCGCCGAACACAAAGGCTCGCTTGTTGCTGAAGCTCTCCATGTCCGCCGTGCGTGCGAACCACGGCACGCCGCTCGGAGCGCTCTGGCCGTCGAGCGAAAAGTCCCGCATCTCCGGCATTTTGATCGGGGCAATGCCTTTTTCCGCACCGATTTTGTTCACCTCAGCGATGATCGCCCTGAGCCAGCGCAGCGTTGCGTTGACGCCCAGCGGCGCTTCGGTGATCGAGGGCATTCCGAACTTCTCCTTGAGGTATCCGGCAGCCTGGCAGCCGATCTCGCGGAACGGCGCGATGTTCACCCACGCGGCAGGCAGCTTTTTCAGGTCATCGATGCCTGCGCCCCATGGAGCCACCACGTTCACCTCGATGCCGAGCGTCTTGAGCATCCGGCGGAGGCTTGTGAGGTTGGAGCGGAGATGGAAGCCGAGAGAGGTGAAGCCAAGCAGGTTGACCGAAGGCTTTTCGGTCTTCGGCTGTTCGGTTGCGAAACGTTTCACCAGTTCGGTGAAGAGTCCTTCGGCGGCCTCGTTTTCGGCCACGCGGAACGGGTTGACCGCATAGACCATAATCTTGCTCTGATCGACGCCGGAAGCCCGCGCCATCTGGCCGAGATCCTCCTGGAGCAGCGCCGTGCTGCAACTCGGGGCCACCACGATCAGCTCCGGCTTGTAGTGCTTGTCAACCTGCTCGACCGTGCCGGGCAGACGCGAAGTGCCACGCGCCAGGTCCTGGCCGCGAACGACGCTGATGGAGAGCTTCGGGAACTCGGGCGTCCGTTCAAGCATGGTGTAGGTCGCCGTGATAT
Protein-coding sequences here:
- a CDS encoding ferredoxin:protochlorophyllide reductase (ATP-dependent) subunit B, coding for MRLAFWLYEGTALHGVSRVTNSMKGVHTVYHAPQGDDYITATYTMLERTPEFPKLSISVVRGQDLARGTSRLPGTVEQVDKHYKPELIVVAPSCSTALLQEDLGQMARASGVDQSKIMVYAVNPFRVAENEAAEGLFTELVKRFATEQPKTEKPSVNLLGFTSLGFHLRSNLTSLRRMLKTLGIEVNVVAPWGAGIDDLKKLPAAWVNIAPFREIGCQAAGYLKEKFGMPSITEAPLGVNATLRWLRAIIAEVNKIGAEKGIAPIKMPEMRDFSLDGQSAPSGVPWFARTADMESFSNKRAFVFGDATQVVGVTKFLKDELGMKIIGAGTYLPKQADWVREQLEGYLPGELMVTDKFQEVSAFIEEEMPELVCGTQMERHSCRKLDVPCMVISTPTHIENHLLGYYPFFGFDGADVMADRVYTSAKLGLEKHLIDFFGDAGLEYEEEEPEAFTEPAMSGNGTATAASSAEAPAEAAVATVPANGELSWTAEAEKMLGKVPFFVRKKVRKNTDNYAREIGEPVVTADVFRKAKEHLGG